DNA from Lathamus discolor isolate bLatDis1 chromosome 17, bLatDis1.hap1, whole genome shotgun sequence:
GGTTCCTATTATCGGGACTGTCTGGGTTGTAACACTGCCCTATTCCTCACAGGTGGCCTTGCCAGCTCTGTCCCCCACAATGCAGATGGGCACCATTGCACGCTGGGAAAAGAAGGAGGGTGACAAGATCAATGaaggagacctcatagcagagGTATTCTGGGggcacaggctgtgctgcaTTTCTAATGAGCTATGTGTGCATCCTGGGTTCCGTCCCTGGTTGCACTCATTTGAACAGATCTCTTGGGTTCAAGATCACAGATGCTGTTGGGAGCAAGTGACTGACAGCCTTTAAAAACTGGttgctgctttgcttctttctgagcaggagcagcacttAACCTGTTTGAGAACAAACTTGCTTAGGATTGCTGCCACACggtggtttttttccagaactgTGTGTGTTATGACCATATGCTATCAGACTGGAAAGCTTTGAGCACACTGGCCTTTTCTGCTGCCATAATGATATCCTGTTCTCTCTCAAAGGTGGAGACAGACAAAGCAACAGTTGGCTTTGAGAGCTTAGATGAATGCTACTTGGCCAAGATCCTGGTGCCGGAAGGAACAAGAGATGTTCCTATTGGGGCCATAATATGTATCACCGTAGAAAAGTATGTATTTCGCTAACCTTTGAGTTGAATTTTCTCTCTCAGGGCTTCTTGGGTGTCTGTGTGAAAGGTTTAAGAGACAGTCATCTGACTGCTTTTgcggttttattttcttctaggCCTGAACATGTTGATGCCTTTAAAAATTATACTCTAGATTCTGCAGCATCTGCCCCTCCTCCAGCCTCAGTGCCTCCCCCTCAAGCTGCAGCTCCCTCACCAccacctcagccttctcctcaggctCCTGGCAGCTCTTACCCTCCTCATATGCAGGTAAGAGAGCATTGCTTGTGATTTAAGGCTTGCTGCactcattttctgtctttggcaTTGCTAGCTCCACGGCATTTTATCATAACTACTATTTGGAGTGGGAAGTTATTAGCTACAGTTGCAGGAGTATGTGCCATTTGAATTGCTGCGTGCTTAAAGCAGGTGTTAGGGGAGGTCCCAGTGAGCTTTTTCAGGAATGTTAGCATCCCAGCTGCTAGTAGAGGAGATTCTTGTCTCTCCAGGATTGTTTTGCAGTCTAGAAAAAATACCTGCTCTACTTGCAGTATTTGGATAGTGCTGGTATAAAAAGACCCTGTGCTAAGTGTGAATAAGCTCAGAAGACCCTGTTTTATATGTTGGGGCAGAACTCCAGTCTCTGATACTCTGATGAGAACACACCAGATGGGTTTGTGGGTGACTAATAATGAGTTGTATTTGTGGATAATCTATTTACTTTGCTTAGATATTGAAGTGTACACCTACCATTGTTGTATTCGAGCACTTTGTAGCGGGGTATTTCTGTGACATTCGTTTgaaaaagaacatttgaaaCAGTAAACCTCATTCCACAGATGATACATGTGGGAACTGATTTGAGATGTTATGCAAAATCAGTAATTGAACAAAGAATTAATTAAAGGCTTCTAATCTGACTTGTGTTTTAGCTACTAAATGTGCTTATTTCACACTGCTTGCCTTATCTGTCCAATTTTGCTCTGAACCTGTACTCACCTGTGCTGTATTTGTTGCACAGCAATATGTATGTGCAAACTTACAACATCTTTGAGTGCTTATTGGAAGATCAGGCTGTATAACTTTTAAAGGGGCCAAACCTGTTTGTCACAAAGTGACTTGCTTCAGtcttcctttttgctttgcGTATAGCAGCCACAAGACATTCCCAATGTGATGGCGGTAATTTGACATACAGGTTacttgctctttgcttttgcttgctttcttgcttaGGCTTTGATGAAAGGAGCCAGCTAGCAATATAAGATAGCACTTTTCTTTGCTGTAATGGAGCCAGATGCATTAAAGGCTGGCTACTTCTTTAGGTTGGCATCATTTAGTCAGGAGTTAAAACTGTGTTCCTGTTCCTTCTCTATGACCAGAATCTGATCCTCTTGTATTCTCTGACTTCACAGATCACTCTCCCTGCCCTGTCACCTACCATGACAATGGGCACAGTACAGAGATGGGAGAAGAAGGTCGGGGAGAAGTTGAGTGAGGGAGACTTACTGGCAGAAATAGAGACAGATAAAGCCACAATAGGTGAGTCAACTCCAAAGCCAAGAATGGATGAGGTGTCCTTTAAAGAGGAGAATCTAGAGTACACTGTGTGCTAACTGTTCTCCTAGCTGCTCAGGGCATGAAGCTGTGAGGCAACTAAAACAAGTTTTGTTAACCTCTCATGCCATTGGAGAGCTAACAGAGCTCCTAAAACCACTTCCTATTTCTTCATCAATCCTTCTTAGCAATGTGCAGTGCATGGAGATTTTTCCCTAGTAGTTGCACTGAAAAGGATTCTCTTGCCTACTAAATATAGGACATGGTTTTAGTTACCAAAGTCTTTAGAAGCAGCATTTAGAGGCACTCCTCAGGAGCATCAGGCACTTaaccagttttgtttctttcccttaaGGCTTTGAAGTGCAGGAGGAGGGCTACTTGGCGAAAATCTTAGTGCCTGAAGGAACAAGAGATGTGCCATTAGGAGCAGCTCTCTGCATAATTGTGGAGAAAGAGTCTGATATTCCAGCCTTTGCTGACTACCAACCCACTGCAGTAACGGACATCAAGGCACAagctcctcctccccctcctcctccagtAAGGACAATTCTTAGAATGTGAGAGAAGTTATGGGGACCCCAGAGTTGTCTGATCTGACTTGCTCTGCTGGTTTGACAGTGTGAGGCCCTGGCTCCCACAATATTATATATGATTGTATGAATGTAAGGCCAACTTGTGTTGGTGATAGGTGACCTAAGAAGTAATTTCTAATTTAGCGTCCAAAAACTGGAGCAGATAGTTACTCATTACAGTATTCTCCAGCCTGTTGCTAGTGCCGCTTCTGACGCCTTATCCGTGAAAACCAGCAGCATAAGTTACTTGATTGACCCTTTTTTTTGGGTGTGTACTTCAGCAGCTTAGTTGGCCTCCTTCCCAGGAAGTGTCTGATTTAATTTCTGGCCCTGAGAAACTTCTCTGAATCTGAAAATTCTTTCAAATTAGTGACTATTTTCGTTATTCTCTAGACTGGTAATTAGATGGTCCTGTTCTCTTACTGTACCTTCAAAGCCTTTGCTGAATGATCCCGAAGCTAATGGTTTTGATTCTTCTGTTAAGGTGGTGGcaactcctgctgctgctcctcctcctcagccttctgttccttctgctccagcagtCCCTACAGCTGGGCTGCCTCCCCAGAAAGGAAGGATCACGGCTAGTCCTCTGGCAAAGAAAAttgcagcagaaaaaggaattgACCTTGCCCAAGTGAAAGGTAGGTTGTCTTTCTGCTTCCTTACTTTCACTGTCTAGTGTCTGTCTTTCTCCATATACACTTGcctattcttttctttcctccctgtcAGGAACATCCTGACTATGCAGCTGTCCTCACCAGAGGTTGCGTTAAGCAACTTCTCTCTGTTGAATAAAACTGGTACCTTTAGAAATAACACCCTGTTGCAAATACTTGAAATCCTCTTACGTTTTTCTTTGACTCTTTTAGGTACTGGACCAGATGGTAGAATTACAAAGAAAGATGTGGAGTCATTTGTGCCATCGAAGGTTGCTCCAGTGAGTAGGCATGAGATCTGTAAGAGCAGATACTTGATTATAGTGATGGAAATGCTCTATAGAAATGCAATTACTTTCTGAGGATGTTATCGCTGGATTGGTTTGACTGTGATGCTGTGTGGGCTATGGTGACTGTTAGGTTGTAAAGTTTAATCTGTCAGATACATGGAtgaagttttcttcctttgtttatCCTCTGGTATTtcactgaggggtgacctcatcaatgtttacaaatatgtaaagggtgggtgtcaggatgatggagctaggcttttttttaGTGATGTCcactgataggacaaggggcattgggtgtaaactggagcataggaggttccacgtgaacatcaggaaaaggttttttactgtgagagtgacagagcactggaacaggttgcccaggggggttgtggagtctcctatgttggagatattcaaggcccgcctggacaagttcctgtgtgatgtactctagaTTACCCTGCttttgcaggggggttggactagataatcttttgaggacccttccaacccttgggattctgtgattctgtactcCTGTACTCCCAACCCTTCATCTCATTGCTACGTTGTTATGGATTGAGGTAAATCCAGTCCCAACAGATTGCTGGAAGTGGCAATTAGAATGAAAGCCATACTTGTAAATGAAGAACCTGCTGTCATTGTTGCCACAAATCTTTTGTTACTCAATTGCTTGTCTTTTATATGAGATGATGGAAGTGTTGGTTTGTGTGCTGCTGGAGGGGATGTGGCTGAGTGCAGTTTGTGAGTGCCTTCTAGGGTACACCCACTGTACACAGAACAACCATCTAGCAGGACTTACTATTCTGGGAGCTTCATAGCAGTGTATATCAgtgttgcatttttaaatgattGAAGTTCTACATTTAATAATCAAATATAGGACTTAGAAAGAACCTAGTGGATACTGGAGAGGTGAGGCTAGAGAGTAGAAATATCTGCTGCTCTAAAGCAAGAGGCAGCTTAGACTCAGCACTTGTCCCACATAGTGAATTACTCTGCAGAATTGATATTTGGATAGTACTATGAATTATGCTGTCTTTCTCTGATTGCAGGCTCCAGCAGTAGGGGCagttcctgcagctgctgcagttgcAGCAGCACCAGTGGGGACCTTCACAGATATCCCTATCAGCAACATTCGGAAGGTAAGaagattttattcctttctgaGAATTCTTTGCAGTATAgaattttccaaataaatttattttgatTGCTTCTGTTGTATACCCTCAGGTCATTGCTCAGCGGTTGATGCAGTCTAAACAAACAATACCTCACTATTACCTTTCTATTGATATAAATATGGGAGAAGTACTGGTGCTAAGGAAAGAACTCAATGAGGTAAAGCATTTAGGCATGGTGAGATTGTGTGCATGGGGAAAGTTGTATTCTTTCACAGGTTTACCCACCTGGCATTTTGGTGATATGCTATTTTGTCTTGGAAAAAATAGTCTTTTCAGTGCCTTTTCTACCTGTTGTGCCTCAGTTCTGGACTGTCTGTGATAGAATAAGACTTTTTATCCAGGCACTGTGCATTGATTTCTGTCTTCCCCAACAGGGCCACTTTACTCTGCTTAGTGTTGTTCAATTCTTCCATCTGGGAAGTTGGACAAAAGGGTACAAAggttttaagaataaaaagggTAGAAAATTTAAATGGAATAATAATTCTAAGTCaagtttggggaaaaaacagatATTAAAAAAGGTTGTACCTTCTTAAATTATAAGAGGTACCTCCTAAACTATCTTGGCACTTCAAATATTAATGTTTACAAGTagcatgtttgttttctaaCAGTTTCTTTAAACACGCCTGCATGGCAGTGACTATCCAAGTTAACTGAGGTAATGTGTAAGAGACAAACTGACACTTCTGTATCTCTTTATTTACAGATGGTCTCAGGTAACACTAAGCTTTCTGTCAATGACTTCATAATTAAAGCTTCTGCTCTGGCTTGCTTGAAGGTGCCTGAGGCAAATTCTTCATGGATGGACACAGTTATCAGGCAGTAAGTTAATGGTACAGTCAAAGCCAGAAACTTTGTTCGGTAGGCTCATGGCAAACCTTCTGCTGGGATTTAGAGAGAGAGGAACAGATATAATGCAAAGGTTGAGGGGCTTTTGTTGAAGTGCTAAGAACTTTGCATCCAAGGCCAGTGTGCAAGGTGAAATAATTGTTGCAAAGTTAATATTAATTTAGAGTTATCCAAACAGTTCTGAAAATTACTGTCCTTGTTACCATGCTAGAGTAACTAGCATCTCCTTTGTGTCTTGCAGAAATCATGTGGTGGATGTTAGCGTTGCAGTTAATACTCCTGCAGGGCTTATAACCCCTATTGTGTTCAATGCGCATATAAAAGGCCTGGCTTCCATTAGTAAGGATGTAGTTTCTTTGGCAGCTAAAGCCCGAGAAGGTAAACTTCAACCTCATGAATTCCAGGTGAGAAACTCAAATTGCTGTTAAACATTACTGCCCTTGACTTCTGTTCAGAAGTCCTGTTTAGAATGAGCAAAACCTATTCTGTGATGTTTTAGCCATGTTTGTTAATATGCCACGTGAAATAGCTTTTGTGAGTGACTTTGaatgtgtttttcttgtagGGTGGGACTTTCACAATTTCCAATTTAGGAATGTATGGGATTAAGAATTTCTCTGCTATAATCAATCCACCTCAAGCCTGCATCCTTGCAGTTGGCTCCTCAGAGAAAAGGCTAGTGCCAGCTGATAATGAGAAAGGGTAGGTGTGCATCTGATTCTGCATATAGTGAGCTTCTGATTTCAAGAAGTTGATATACTGCTTTCATGACTTTCTGAAGTACAGTGAGATCTTCTATAAAGGGGTCACACAGGTTAAAGAGAAATGCAGTGACTGATGAATGACCTGCCATACATTTTTCTTGCAACTTCTTTGCAAGTTAAGGAgagtctgtttctttctttcaggccTAGTCTGGGATCCACAACAGTTTAGGCACCCGTTCCTCTTTAACAAATTGTTAAAATTTGCGTTTAAGGAAAGCCTAAGGGAGGGATTATAATTCAAGTATTTTGTATATAACGTTGCCTTGGCTGAAGATTGAACTTGTGTAGatccaggagaatgttttggatTATTTAAACGTTTTAACAGTCTGTCACTGACACATGGGGAAGCTCAAGGTTATTTGGTAAAATGGCTGTTTGTCTTCGATTGTGTGAGGCTGTTCTTGTGATTCAAGGATAGATGAGCTTCCTGTCCTAAAGGGAACATACAAATGTGTTTCTTAATGgtagaaaaggaattaatatGATTCTGCTGTATGATGTAATCTTTTGCA
Protein-coding regions in this window:
- the DLAT gene encoding dihydrolipoyllysine-residue acetyltransferase component of pyruvate dehydrogenase complex, mitochondrial; translation: MWRVLARRVARGAAGAPRGHCRALSGAGAGRGPAAGAGPLSRGPVWGGPVQRPGGLLLPLAWPRLIPCRRCSLPAHQKVALPALSPTMQMGTIARWEKKEGDKINEGDLIAEVETDKATVGFESLDECYLAKILVPEGTRDVPIGAIICITVEKPEHVDAFKNYTLDSAASAPPPASVPPPQAAAPSPPPQPSPQAPGSSYPPHMQITLPALSPTMTMGTVQRWEKKVGEKLSEGDLLAEIETDKATIGFEVQEEGYLAKILVPEGTRDVPLGAALCIIVEKESDIPAFADYQPTAVTDIKAQAPPPPPPPVVATPAAAPPPQPSVPSAPAVPTAGLPPQKGRITASPLAKKIAAEKGIDLAQVKGTGPDGRITKKDVESFVPSKVAPAPAVGAVPAAAAVAAAPVGTFTDIPISNIRKVIAQRLMQSKQTIPHYYLSIDINMGEVLVLRKELNEMVSGNTKLSVNDFIIKASALACLKVPEANSSWMDTVIRQNHVVDVSVAVNTPAGLITPIVFNAHIKGLASISKDVVSLAAKAREGKLQPHEFQGGTFTISNLGMYGIKNFSAIINPPQACILAVGSSEKRLVPADNEKGFDVASMMSVTLSCDHRVVDGAVGAQWLAEFKNFLEKPVTMLL